The Mauremys reevesii isolate NIE-2019 linkage group 1, ASM1616193v1, whole genome shotgun sequence genome has a segment encoding these proteins:
- the PCDH20 gene encoding protocadherin-20, with translation MGHLRGAGRTTSPRNLQHLFLFLLFIGPFNCFASYSRATELFYSLNEGLPAGVLIGSLAQDLRLHGVAAEGPPTRRGEPALSFSLASQGLGGQYVSLDNRSGELHTSALQIDREALCLETGAGSPASLPVPFSEPCLLLLDVLVLPQEHFRLVKVKIAIRDVNDNAPQFPVPNMRLWVPENAPVDTRLAIEHPALDPDLGTNAVQTYRLQDDYGVFTLDVEENESGERTPYLIVMGALDREDREEYVTLIIAEDGGTPPLLGSATLTIGISDINDNCPQFSDSQLNITVYGNSSAGTHVATIHAVDMDLGSNAQISYSYSQKVPQPSRDLFHLDESTGAIKLSSKIDGDAPRLHRLTILANGPGCIPAVITVLVSIIKVMLRPPEVVPRFIANEVEGVVYLKELEPVNTPIAFFTIKDPDEKYKVDCFLDGNGPFKLSPYKPYNNEYLLETTRPLDYEVQQLYEISVVAWNSEGFHVNKIIKVQVLDDNDNSPVFPQQLIELSIEENNAPNAFLTKLHATDADSGERGKVSYFLGPDAPSYFSLDKTTGVLTVSTQLDREEKEKYRYTVKAIDSGLPPRESIATVTITVLDKNDNSPRFINKDFSFFVPENFPGLGEIGVISVTDADSGQNGWVALSVVNGSDIFVIDTGKGVLRAKVSLDREQQSSYVLWVEAVDGGDPALSSTAKITVLLLDINDNPPLVLFPQSNTSYLLVLPSTLPGSPITEVYAVDKDTGMNAVIAYSIIGRRGPRPESFRIDPKTGNITLEESLMQNDYGLYRLLVKVSDHGYPEPLHSTVMVNLFVNDTVSNESYIESLLRKEPDINIEEKEPQISIEPTHKKMESPSCVPTLVALSIISLGSITLVTGMGIYICLRKGKKHHRADENLEVQIPLNGRIDLHMLEKKPMEISNI, from the exons ATGGGGCACCTACGCGGCGCTGGGCGCACCACCAGCCCCAGAAACCTGCAG CATTTGTTCCTTTTCCTGCTCTTCATCGGCCCTTTCAACTGCTTTGCCAGTTACAGCCGTGCCACCGAGCTCTTCTACAGCCTCAACGAGGGGCTGCCGGCCGGAGTGCTCATCGGGAGCCTGGCACAGGACCTGCGGCTGCATGGGGTGGCTGCGGAGGGGCCGCCGACCCGTCGCGGGGAGCCTGCGCTGTCCTTCAGCCTGGCATCCCAGGGGCTGGGTGGCCAGTACGTGAGCCTGGACAACCGCTCGGGGGAGCTGCACACCTCAGCCCTGCAGATTGACCGCGAGGCACTGTGCCTAGAGACTGGCGCTGGctcacctgcctctctgccgGTGCCATTCtcggagccctgcctgctgctgctggatgtgctggtgctgccccaggagcactTCCGCCTAGTGAAGGTGAAGATCGCCATCCGCGATGTCAATGACAATGCGCCACAATTCCCTGTGCCCAACATGCGCCTCTGGGTACCCGAGAACGCCCCTGTCGACACCCGCCTGGCCATAGAGCACCCAGCCCTCGACCCTGACCTGGGCACCAATGCAGTCCAGACCTACCGCCTTCAGGACGACTATGGGGTCTTCACCCTAGATGTGGAGGAGAATGAGAGTGGGGAGAGGACCCCCTACCTGATTGTTATGGGGGCCCTGGACAGGGAGGACAGGGAGGAGTATGTCACCCTCATCATCGCGGAGGATGGGGGGACCCCACCATTGCTGGGCAGTGCCACCCTCACCATTGGCATCAGTGACATCAACGACAACTGCCCCCAGTTCAGTGATTCTCAACTCAACATCACCGTCTATGGGAATTCCAGTGCAGGGACGCATGTGGCCACCATCCACGCAGTTGACATGGACCTGGGATCCAATGCCCAGATCTCTTACTCTTACAGTCAAAAGGTCCCCCAGCCATCAAGAGACTTGTTCCATCTGGACGAAAGTACAGGAGCCATCAAGCTCTCCAGTAAGATTGATGGTGATGCTCCCCGGCTCCATAGGTTGACTATATTGGCCAACGGTCCTGGTTGTATCCCTGCTGTGATCACTGTGCTGGTGTCCATCATCAAAGTCATGTTGAGACCCCCTGAAGTGGTCCCTCGTTTTATAGCTAATGAAGTAGAAGGTGTGGTTTACTTGAAAGAACTGGAGCCTGTTAACACACCAATAGCATTTTTTACTATAAAAGACCCAGACGAAAAATATAAAGTGGATTGCTTTTTGGATGGCAATGGGCCATTCAAACTGTCACCATACAAACCATACAATAACGAATATTTATTAGAGACTACGAGGCCTTTAGACTATGAGGTACAGCAGCTCTATGAAATATCAGTGGTTGCATGGAACTCAGAGGGATTTCATGTAAACAAGATAATTAAAGTGCAGGTTCTGGATGATAATGACAATTCACCAGTTTTCCCTCAACAATTAATAGAATTATCTATTGAAGAAAATAATGCGCCCAATGCATTTTTGACCAAATTGCATGCAACAGATGCTGACagtggagagagagggaaagtGTCCTATTTTCTAGGGCCTGATGCCCCTTCATATTTTTCTTTAGATAAGACTACAGGTGTTCTTACAGTTTCCACTCAGCTGGAcagagaagaaaaagagaaataCAGATATACTGTTAAAGCAATAGATTCTGGATTGCCTCCCAGAGAATCGATAGCAACTGTCACCATCACAGTGTTGGATAAAAATGACAATAGTCCTAGATTTATCAATAAGGATTTCAGTTTTTTTGTACCGGAAAACTTTCCAGGCTTGGGGGAAATTGGAGTTATCAGTGTTACAGATGCTGATTCAGGGCAAAATGGATGGGTAGCCCTTTCAGTTGTAAATGGAAGTGATATTTTTGTGATAGATACTGGCAAAGGAGTTTTGAGAGCTAAGGTCTCCCTCGACAGGGAGCAGCAAAGTTCCTATGTCTTATGGGTTGAAGCGGTTGATGGAGGTGACCCTGCCCTTTCTTCTACTGCCAAAATAACTGTCCTTCTTCTGGACATTAATGACAACCCCCCACTGGTCTTGTTTCCTCAGTCTAATACATCTTATTTGTTGGTACTTCCTTCTACTCTTCCTGGCTCTCCCATCACAGAAGTCTATGCTGTAGATAAAGACACTGGCATGAATGCTGTCATAGCTTACAGCATCATAGGTAGAAGAGGTCCACGACCTGAATCATTTAGGATTGACCCTAAAACTGGTAATATCACCTTGGAAGAGTCACTGATGCAGAATGACTATGGTCTCTACCGACTACTGGTAAAAGTTAGTGATCATGGCTATCCAGAGCCCCTCCATTCCACAGTTATGGTGAACCTTTTTGTCAACGACACAGTGAGCAATGAGAGCTATATTGAAAGCTTGTTAAGAAAGGAACCCGACATTAATATAGAGGAAAAAGAGCCACAAATATCTATAGAGCCTACGCATAAAAAAATGGAGTCACCATCTTGCGTGCCTACCTTAGTAGCCCTGTCAATAATAAGCTTGGGGTCAATCACTTTAGTAACTGGGATGGGCATTTACATCTGTTTACGGAAAGGGAAAAAGCATCACAGAGCAGATGAAAATTTGGAAGTACAAATCCCACTAAACGGAAGAATTGACCTTCATATGTTGGAGAAGAAACCAATGGAGATTTCTAATATTTGA